A single window of Intrasporangium calvum DSM 43043 DNA harbors:
- a CDS encoding metallophosphoesterase yields MVVHGTQPAPTHVIAHLSDLHLIAGEGLLHGHIDTAAQFRKALARVEESGEGIDALVLSGDLTDVGQPEAYALLREIVAPVSERLAAPVVVTGGNHDERRALAAGLHAVDTDEPQDTVTKVNGLRILTLDSALPGFHHGGFSDAQYAWLADQLTEPAPHGTILVMHHPPITYRSPLMQLLDFEDVPRLRTALEGTDVRAILSGHLHVTSFGTLGAIPVFVAGGICYVDDAGAPRELLMAVDGPQSWNLIEVHADHVVGTVIPVERHETWPALNEAVVEYLATVAVEDQRTVFSTKR; encoded by the coding sequence ATGGTGGTCCACGGAACCCAGCCGGCCCCGACCCACGTCATCGCCCACCTGAGCGACCTGCACCTCATCGCCGGGGAAGGGCTCCTGCACGGGCACATCGACACCGCGGCCCAGTTCCGCAAGGCGCTGGCCCGCGTGGAGGAGTCAGGGGAGGGGATCGATGCGCTCGTGCTGTCCGGTGACCTCACGGACGTCGGTCAGCCGGAGGCCTACGCCCTGCTCCGCGAGATCGTCGCCCCGGTGAGTGAACGGCTGGCAGCGCCAGTCGTCGTCACCGGGGGCAACCACGACGAGCGGCGCGCGCTGGCTGCAGGCCTCCACGCCGTCGACACGGACGAGCCGCAGGACACCGTGACGAAGGTGAACGGCCTACGGATCCTCACGCTCGACTCAGCCCTGCCGGGGTTTCACCACGGAGGCTTCTCGGACGCGCAGTACGCCTGGCTGGCCGACCAGCTCACGGAGCCGGCCCCACACGGGACGATCCTCGTCATGCACCATCCGCCCATCACCTACCGCTCGCCGCTCATGCAGCTGCTCGACTTCGAGGACGTGCCGCGCCTCCGCACGGCCTTGGAGGGGACGGACGTCCGCGCGATCCTCAGTGGACACCTGCACGTGACGAGCTTCGGGACCCTCGGTGCGATTCCCGTCTTCGTGGCCGGCGGCATCTGCTACGTCGACGACGCCGGAGCGCCGCGTGAGCTGCTCATGGCCGTCGACGGGCCACAGTCGTGGAACCTCATCGAGGTCCACGCGGACCACGTCGTGGGGACGGTCATCCCGGTGGAGCGCCACGAGACCTGGCCGGCGCTCAACGAGGCGGTCGTCGAGTA
- a CDS encoding nitroreductase family deazaflavin-dependent oxidoreductase: MPIPHFVTGFNKRYTNRALVHLAGRGPFVELEHVGRRTGAVYRVPLVALRHGERVTIALTYGPNVDWLKNLRAAGGGRMHLGTRLLQLGPPRRLPTADGLQRMPRVARPILPLTGTTDFIELDIRSEAPFAGW, from the coding sequence GTGCCCATCCCCCACTTCGTCACCGGGTTCAACAAGCGCTACACCAACCGGGCCCTGGTGCACTTGGCGGGCCGTGGGCCCTTTGTCGAGCTCGAGCACGTGGGGCGTCGCACGGGGGCCGTCTACCGCGTCCCGCTCGTCGCTCTTCGGCACGGGGAGCGGGTCACCATCGCGCTGACCTACGGGCCGAACGTCGACTGGCTCAAGAACCTCCGTGCTGCCGGGGGTGGACGCATGCACCTCGGCACCCGCCTCCTGCAGCTCGGTCCCCCACGCCGTCTGCCCACTGCTGACGGGCTGCAGCGGATGCCCCGGGTCGCCCGTCCGATCCTGCCGTTGACAGGCACCACGGACTTCATCGAGCTCGACATCCGTTCCGAGGCGCCGTTTGCGGGCTGGTGA
- a CDS encoding Fpg/Nei family DNA glycosylase, with translation MPEGHTIHALAARLNRTLGGEAISVSSPQGRFASDAAVIDGRRLDQASARGKHLFLDFDDLTLHVHLGLIGTFHVKPRDPLGPAGTPARLQLEGRRYVAELRGPMICALVDEPTRAAVLAKLGPDPLHAPDVPSGSERGWERISMSRKTIAELLMDQAVVAGVGNVYRCEVLFRHRIDPFTRGRDLGRRLWDDVWEDLVTLLPLGMAFSQILTMQDQVAAAAEMVADGSSLAITETLSGERLGDHFDRRFHTYKRTGEACDRCGRRIRAELIGGRTLYWCPGCQRRRKR, from the coding sequence GTGCCGGAGGGACATACGATCCATGCGCTCGCCGCGCGACTGAACCGGACGCTCGGCGGCGAGGCCATCAGCGTCTCGAGCCCCCAGGGTCGCTTTGCGTCCGATGCCGCGGTGATCGACGGACGGAGGCTCGACCAGGCCTCGGCGAGGGGCAAGCACCTCTTCCTCGACTTCGACGACCTGACTCTCCACGTCCATCTCGGTCTCATCGGCACGTTTCACGTGAAACCACGGGATCCCTTGGGGCCAGCCGGAACTCCAGCACGGCTGCAGCTGGAGGGTCGGCGGTACGTGGCCGAGCTGCGCGGTCCGATGATCTGCGCGCTCGTCGATGAACCCACTCGCGCAGCAGTGCTCGCCAAGCTCGGCCCCGACCCGCTGCACGCTCCCGACGTCCCCTCCGGCTCGGAGCGGGGATGGGAGCGGATCTCCATGAGCCGCAAGACGATTGCCGAGCTCTTGATGGACCAGGCCGTGGTCGCCGGTGTCGGGAACGTCTACCGCTGCGAGGTGCTCTTTCGGCACCGCATCGACCCCTTCACCCGCGGCCGCGACCTGGGACGTCGCCTGTGGGACGACGTCTGGGAGGACCTCGTCACGCTGCTTCCGTTGGGGATGGCCTTCTCGCAGATCCTCACCATGCAGGACCAGGTCGCTGCCGCTGCGGAGATGGTCGCAGACGGCTCGTCCCTCGCCATCACGGAGACGTTGAGCGGTGAACGGCTCGGCGACCACTTCGACCGGCGGTTCCACACGTACAAGCGGACAGGTGAGGCCTGCGACCGTTGCGGACGCCGGATCCGCGCCGAGCTGATCGGCGGCAGAACCCTCTACTGGTGCCCCGGCTGTCAGCGTCGACGGAAGCGCTGA
- a CDS encoding ParB/RepB/Spo0J family partition protein: protein MAEKRRALGRGLGALIPSTPSGGGGRPVDVFFHDQKPAGAVGDSPAGPRDVSPDGGRAGTDPSLAPASRATEGGAPGDQTTETGHLAPVPGAEFAEIGIDLIRPNPKQPRSVFDEDDMAELEHSIREIGVLQPIVVRRIPADQLSDADGKQFEIIMGERRWRATQGAGLETVPAIIKETQDDALLRDALLENLHRSQLNPLEEAAAYQQLLDDFGCSHEELAQRIGRSRPQISNTLRLLKLPPLVQRRLAAGILSAGHARALLGLADAAAMERMAQRIVAEGLSVRTVEELVALGDGDVAPKPRRPRAGTRHPQLDDFTTGLADHLETRVAISLGQRKGKITVEFASMEDLKRIIGIMGMDPLS, encoded by the coding sequence ATGGCGGAGAAGCGGCGGGCCCTGGGTCGGGGACTGGGAGCTCTCATCCCGAGCACGCCCTCTGGGGGAGGCGGCCGGCCCGTCGACGTGTTCTTCCACGACCAGAAGCCTGCTGGGGCAGTCGGGGATTCGCCGGCGGGTCCACGGGACGTCAGCCCAGACGGCGGGCGCGCCGGAACTGACCCGTCGCTCGCCCCGGCGTCTCGTGCCACGGAGGGCGGGGCCCCCGGCGACCAAACGACCGAGACGGGTCACCTGGCTCCCGTCCCGGGGGCCGAGTTCGCCGAGATCGGCATCGATCTGATCCGTCCGAACCCGAAGCAGCCACGCTCGGTCTTCGACGAGGACGACATGGCCGAGCTCGAGCACTCGATCCGGGAGATCGGGGTCCTTCAGCCCATCGTCGTTCGACGCATCCCCGCGGACCAGCTGTCCGATGCGGACGGCAAGCAGTTCGAGATCATCATGGGGGAGCGGCGGTGGCGGGCCACCCAGGGTGCCGGGCTGGAGACCGTCCCCGCGATCATCAAGGAGACGCAGGACGATGCTCTGCTCCGTGACGCGCTCCTGGAGAACCTCCACCGCAGCCAGCTGAACCCGCTCGAGGAGGCGGCCGCCTACCAGCAGCTGCTCGACGACTTCGGCTGCTCCCATGAGGAGCTCGCGCAGCGCATCGGCCGGTCGCGGCCGCAGATCTCCAACACCCTGCGCCTGCTCAAGCTTCCGCCGTTGGTCCAACGACGCCTCGCTGCCGGGATCCTGAGCGCCGGACATGCCCGCGCTCTCCTCGGCCTCGCCGACGCCGCCGCGATGGAGCGCATGGCCCAGCGAATCGTGGCCGAGGGGCTCTCGGTGCGAACGGTCGAGGAGCTTGTGGCCCTGGGTGACGGCGACGTGGCGCCCAAACCGCGCCGCCCGCGCGCCGGCACCCGGCACCCGCAGCTCGACGACTTCACCACCGGACTGGCCGACCACCTCGAGACGCGTGTCGCCATCTCGCTGGGACAGCGAAAGGGCAAGATCACCGTGGAGTTCGCCTCGATGGAGGACCTCAAGCGCATCATCGGCATCATGGGTATGGACCCGCTCTCCTGA
- a CDS encoding ParA family protein — MAENLRRHRQLAGRPFPKPVHSRVMTVANQKGGVGKTTTTVNVAAAMAQSGLKVLVIDLDPQGNASTALGIDHHAEVPSIYDVLVEGEPLLDVVQPCTTVDGLFCAPATIDLAGAEIELVSLVARESRLQKAIAAAGETGHDYDYILIDCPPSLGLLTVNAMVAATEVFIPIQCEYYALEGLSQLLKNIELVRAHLNPDLHVSTILLTMYDGRTRLSAQVADEVREHFPEQVLRITVPRSVRVSEAPSFGETVMTYDPTSSGALAYLEAAGEIADRGAAGVL, encoded by the coding sequence GTGGCTGAGAATCTGCGGCGACACAGGCAGCTCGCGGGCCGGCCGTTCCCCAAGCCGGTCCACAGCCGGGTCATGACGGTGGCCAACCAGAAGGGCGGGGTCGGCAAGACCACGACGACGGTGAACGTGGCAGCGGCCATGGCCCAGTCCGGCCTCAAGGTGCTCGTCATCGACCTCGACCCTCAAGGAAATGCGAGCACCGCTCTGGGGATCGACCATCACGCGGAAGTGCCCTCCATCTACGACGTTCTTGTCGAGGGGGAGCCCCTGCTCGACGTCGTGCAGCCCTGCACGACGGTGGACGGGCTCTTCTGCGCTCCGGCGACGATCGACCTGGCTGGGGCTGAGATCGAGCTGGTGTCCCTGGTTGCCCGTGAGTCGCGTCTGCAGAAGGCGATCGCCGCCGCCGGCGAGACAGGCCACGACTACGACTACATCCTCATCGACTGTCCCCCGAGCCTCGGTCTGCTGACCGTGAACGCGATGGTGGCGGCGACCGAGGTCTTCATCCCGATCCAGTGCGAGTACTACGCACTCGAAGGGCTGTCGCAGCTCCTGAAGAACATCGAGCTGGTCCGCGCCCACCTCAACCCGGACCTCCACGTGTCGACCATCCTGCTGACGATGTACGACGGCCGCACGCGTCTCTCGGCCCAGGTCGCGGACGAGGTGCGCGAACACTTCCCCGAGCAGGTGCTGCGCATCACCGTGCCTCGGTCGGTGAGAGTGTCGGAGGCTCCGAGCTTCGGGGAGACAGTGATGACCTACGACCCCACCAGCAGCGGCGCCCTGGCTTACCTCGAAGCCGCCGGGGAGATCGCGGACCGAGGTGCCGCAGGGGTGCTGTGA
- the rsmG gene encoding 16S rRNA (guanine(527)-N(7))-methyltransferase RsmG: MTDSDGGSPLHGGTTEPLSSATGSGGSADDPVLAEPTGPERPEPAPGVPATPTAAAAVFGTRLSLAEEFVTILADTGISHGLIGPREAPRLWDRHVLNCGLVHHVIPVGTPGQRVIDIGSGAGLPGLVLAIARPDLEVHLVEPLARRTGWLSGVTARLELENVVIHTARAESMWDRISAPWVTARAVSGILQLAHWTLPLLEPRGSLLALKGSRAGEELREHRAALTRLGVVDAGVEVIGAGLAPEPTIVLRVTIGDSIDRRRFRIQTPSSAGSARRRADRPKGGRGTGSASRTRGRRTT, translated from the coding sequence TTGACGGACTCTGATGGAGGGTCGCCGCTCCACGGAGGGACGACCGAGCCCCTGTCCTCCGCAACCGGCTCGGGCGGATCTGCCGACGACCCGGTCCTGGCCGAACCGACCGGCCCAGAGCGTCCTGAACCGGCACCCGGCGTCCCGGCCACCCCAACTGCCGCAGCCGCCGTCTTCGGAACACGTCTGTCGCTGGCGGAGGAGTTCGTCACCATCCTGGCGGACACCGGTATCAGTCACGGGCTGATCGGGCCGCGAGAGGCTCCCCGCCTCTGGGACCGTCACGTCCTCAACTGCGGCCTGGTTCACCACGTCATCCCCGTCGGCACGCCGGGGCAGCGGGTCATCGACATCGGTTCGGGTGCGGGCCTCCCGGGGCTGGTCCTCGCCATTGCCCGTCCGGATCTCGAGGTGCACCTCGTCGAGCCGTTGGCCCGACGCACTGGGTGGCTGTCCGGCGTGACGGCTCGGCTCGAGCTCGAGAACGTGGTCATCCACACCGCACGCGCCGAGTCGATGTGGGACCGCATTTCGGCACCTTGGGTGACCGCACGGGCCGTCTCCGGGATCCTCCAGCTGGCCCACTGGACCCTGCCCCTGCTCGAGCCGCGCGGTTCGTTGCTCGCGCTCAAGGGCAGCCGTGCGGGGGAGGAGCTCCGCGAACACCGGGCAGCCCTGACTCGGCTGGGAGTGGTTGACGCAGGGGTCGAGGTCATCGGTGCGGGCCTGGCCCCGGAGCCGACTATCGTCCTCCGTGTGACCATCGGGGACTCGATCGACCGCCGCCGCTTCCGGATCCAGACACCGTCGAGCGCTGGTTCGGCACGCCGGAGGGCGGATCGCCCCAAGGGTGGCCGGGGGACCGGCTCGGCGTCTCGCACTCGAGGACGTCGTACTACATGA
- a CDS encoding protein jag: MSDTTPQSDVETVAVATPVAAPVAAPDEAPTEAQESQAQDSETPVDAAAEGGPAADADEPQNTEDAARGKSSRVRQLEREGEVAADFLETLLDIADLDGDLDVDVDGDRAAVAIVDSDEGRVPRRLVGPDGRVLEALQELARLAVQAETGERSRLMLDVAGYRAERRATLVGLATSAIDAVRASGEKQSLEPMSAFERKVVHDVVAAAGLVSESEGVDPNRHVVILPN, from the coding sequence ATGAGTGACACGACCCCCCAGAGCGACGTGGAGACCGTCGCCGTTGCCACACCCGTTGCCGCACCCGTTGCCGCACCCGATGAAGCGCCCACTGAGGCGCAGGAGTCCCAGGCCCAGGACTCGGAGACTCCCGTCGACGCGGCTGCCGAAGGTGGGCCGGCTGCCGACGCCGACGAGCCCCAGAACACCGAGGACGCAGCCCGTGGCAAGTCCTCGCGGGTGAGGCAGTTGGAACGCGAGGGGGAGGTTGCCGCAGACTTCCTGGAGACACTGCTCGACATTGCCGACCTCGACGGCGACCTCGACGTCGACGTCGATGGGGATCGGGCCGCCGTCGCGATCGTCGACTCGGACGAGGGGCGCGTGCCACGCCGTCTCGTCGGTCCGGACGGCCGGGTGCTCGAGGCCCTGCAGGAGTTGGCGCGGCTCGCGGTGCAAGCGGAGACTGGGGAGCGGAGCCGACTCATGCTCGACGTCGCCGGCTACCGGGCTGAGCGGCGGGCGACCTTGGTCGGGCTGGCCACGTCGGCCATTGATGCAGTTCGGGCCTCCGGGGAGAAGCAGTCTCTCGAGCCGATGTCAGCGTTCGAGCGGAAGGTCGTGCACGACGTCGTCGCCGCGGCCGGACTGGTCTCCGAGTCGGAGGGCGTCGACCCCAACCGGCACGTCGTCATTCTGCCGAACTGA
- the yidC gene encoding membrane protein insertase YidC: MIEFFNTILYPIKLGEAWVMYAWHWLFDLIGLPTGWAWALSIVGLTVVVRVLLIPLFVRQIHSSRKMQLIQPEMQKIQKKYKGKRDPESQKAQQAEIMDLYRRTGTNPFSSCLPILLQSPFFFALFQLLNNLKSIAEGNIKGGGSPVGPITKAVALSIEDSRIFGSRLSDAFLTSPGTSTKILAAVLIAAMSVTTFTTQHQLMRKNMPASALDNPFAKQQKVLLYLMPIFFAISGVNFPVGVLIYWTTTNLWTMGQQFYVIRNMPAPGSLAYQAMEERDRRKGRATKHVTVPGLEAQLAEEAEALKSGQRQQPKSKKRAKGGGAPKAGPTVGTPPETGSKPAQGDKQPGTNGPQPGRKKKPKTKKPSSAQERG; this comes from the coding sequence TTGATCGAATTCTTCAACACCATCCTTTACCCGATCAAGCTGGGTGAGGCGTGGGTGATGTACGCCTGGCACTGGCTTTTCGACCTCATCGGCCTGCCGACGGGCTGGGCCTGGGCCCTGTCCATCGTCGGGCTGACCGTCGTCGTCCGGGTTCTGCTCATCCCGCTCTTCGTGCGACAGATCCACTCATCTCGGAAGATGCAGCTGATCCAGCCCGAGATGCAGAAGATCCAGAAGAAGTACAAGGGCAAGCGCGACCCCGAGAGCCAGAAGGCTCAGCAGGCGGAGATCATGGATCTCTACCGGCGGACGGGCACCAACCCGTTCAGCTCGTGTCTGCCGATCCTCCTCCAGTCGCCGTTCTTCTTCGCGCTCTTCCAACTGCTCAACAACCTGAAGTCGATCGCCGAGGGCAACATCAAGGGTGGCGGTAGCCCGGTCGGGCCGATCACCAAGGCGGTCGCGCTGTCCATCGAGGACTCCCGGATCTTCGGGTCACGTCTTTCCGATGCCTTCCTCACCTCGCCGGGGACGAGCACGAAGATCCTCGCGGCCGTGCTCATCGCCGCGATGTCCGTGACGACCTTCACGACCCAGCACCAGTTGATGCGCAAGAACATGCCCGCGTCCGCGTTGGACAACCCCTTCGCGAAGCAGCAGAAGGTCCTTCTCTACCTGATGCCGATCTTCTTTGCGATCTCCGGCGTCAACTTCCCGGTCGGTGTCCTCATCTACTGGACCACCACGAACCTCTGGACGATGGGTCAGCAGTTCTACGTCATTCGGAACATGCCGGCGCCCGGCTCCCTCGCGTACCAGGCGATGGAGGAGCGGGACCGCCGCAAAGGGCGGGCCACGAAGCACGTGACCGTGCCCGGTCTCGAGGCCCAGCTGGCCGAGGAGGCTGAGGCCCTGAAGTCCGGGCAGCGCCAGCAGCCCAAGAGCAAGAAGCGCGCCAAGGGCGGCGGAGCTCCGAAGGCGGGCCCCACGGTGGGCACACCCCCCGAGACCGGCTCCAAGCCCGCTCAGGGCGACAAGCAACCGGGCACCAACGGCCCGCAACCAGGCAGGAAGAAGAAGCCCAAGACGAAGAAGCCCTCGTCCGCGCAGGAGCGCGGCTAG
- the yidD gene encoding membrane protein insertion efficiency factor YidD, whose translation MTTGEGSGTASLSSRSLALPFVWAVRLYQRFVSPLRPATCRFHPTCSAYAVESLERFGPIKGGWLAIRRLGRCHPWTPGGVDPVPHTWAERNVWRPEDYRPPVDTDADPVTAPDSGTAGEPAPNRPAAAPRRTSRPDHPA comes from the coding sequence GTGACCACTGGTGAGGGGTCGGGTACCGCTAGTCTGTCGAGCCGCTCGCTGGCGCTGCCGTTCGTCTGGGCCGTTCGGCTGTACCAGCGGTTCGTCTCCCCGCTGCGGCCCGCGACCTGCCGCTTCCACCCCACCTGCTCGGCCTACGCGGTCGAGTCCCTCGAGCGGTTCGGCCCGATCAAGGGCGGCTGGCTCGCGATCCGACGGCTCGGGCGGTGCCACCCCTGGACACCGGGCGGCGTCGATCCCGTGCCGCACACGTGGGCCGAACGGAACGTGTGGCGACCGGAGGACTACCGGCCCCCTGTCGACACCGACGCGGATCCCGTCACCGCGCCGGACTCCGGGACTGCTGGTGAACCCGCCCCGAACCGTCCGGCCGCGGCCCCTCGCCGGACATCCCGACCTGACCATCCGGCATGA
- the rnpA gene encoding ribonuclease P protein component, with product MLPARHRLRERADFTAAVRGSGASRAGGRLIVVHANRTDARAELPPRVGFVVSKAVGNAVTRNLTKRRLRAAVATQLSGIPLGVDVVVRANPSAALASYQELADSIALQLDRVCRSVSKASS from the coding sequence GTGCTGCCGGCACGTCATCGCCTGCGAGAGCGGGCGGACTTCACGGCGGCAGTACGCGGGTCTGGTGCAAGCAGAGCGGGCGGGCGACTCATCGTCGTGCATGCCAACCGAACCGATGCGAGGGCGGAGCTTCCGCCGCGCGTCGGTTTTGTTGTGTCCAAGGCGGTCGGCAACGCGGTGACCCGCAACCTGACCAAACGGCGACTGCGCGCCGCCGTGGCGACCCAGCTCAGCGGCATCCCCCTCGGGGTTGACGTCGTGGTCCGGGCGAACCCCTCAGCAGCTCTGGCGTCGTACCAAGAGCTCGCGGATTCCATTGCCCTGCAATTGGATCGCGTATGCCGCTCAGTTTCCAAGGCGTCCTCGTGA
- the rpmH gene encoding 50S ribosomal protein L34 — MSKRTFQPNNRRRAKTHGFRLRMRTRAGRAILAARRRKGRAELSA, encoded by the coding sequence GTGAGCAAGCGCACCTTCCAGCCGAACAACCGTCGCCGCGCCAAGACCCACGGCTTCCGCCTGCGGATGCGCACGCGCGCCGGGCGTGCCATCCTGGCTGCACGTCGTCGCAAGGGCCGCGCCGAGCTCTCTGCCTGA